In the genome of Streptomyces sp. 846.5, the window TGCTCGTGGTCGGCGTTGTGGAGCAGGCCGAAGTCCGGATTGTTGATCAGCTCGTGCTCCTGGCGCTCGCGCAGGGCCTCCACCGTGAGCTTGAGCTGCTGCTCGATCTGGTTCATCGGCTGGTTGTAGAGGTCGGCGACCCGGCTGTGCACCTGCAGCACGGTCTGCGCGACGCCCAACTCGTACTCGCGCGGCGCGAGTTCGTAGTCGACGTAGGTGCCGGGGAGCTGCTCCTCGCCCTCGTGGCCGGCGGCCAGGTCGATGGCGGCCTGGCCGTGCTTGTCCTGCGCCCAGGAGGACTCGGCGATGTAGCCGTCGACCTGGGCCTGCAGCGCCGCCGAGCGGGTGACCAGGTCGGCGAAGGCCTCCCGGGGCAGCACCAGCAGGGTCCCGACGGTGGCCGCCTTCGCGGTCCAGGGCCAGGCGACGACCTCGCCGGTGAGGGCCTCGTCGCCGAAGTGGTCGCCGTTGGCGAGAGTGCCGAGAACCGCGTCGTGGTCGCCGAACTTGCCGTCCCCCAGCTTGCGGATCTTGCCGTGGGCGACAACCAGGACATGGTCGACGGGTGCGCCGAGTTCGGCCACCACCTCGCCGGGCTCGAACTCGCGCTGCTCGAAGCGACCGGCCAGCTCGGTGAGCAGCGTCTGGTCCCCGAACCCGCGCAGGACCGGCAGTTCGGCCAGCGTCGGCGGGACGATCCGCACCTCCGCACCGGTCTGCGCGAAGCTGATCCGCCCCCGTCCGGTCGCGTAGGTGAGCCGCCGGTTGACCCGGTAGGTACCGCCGGCGACCTGTACCCACGGCAGCATCTTCAACAGCCACCGCGAGGTGATGCCCTGCATCTGCGGGGCGGTCTTGGTGGTGGTCGCAAGGTTCTTTGCTGCTGCTGTGCCGAGAGCTGTCTGCTCGTCCGTCATCTGCTGCTGCCTCCCCAGAGAACGTGTGACCTGCGTTTCCAGGGTGGCGGTTGGTGACAGAGCGGGCTATTCCCTGATCGAGTGCACATGTTCGACACCCATTCGGGGTAGCCCCAGCCGCTGTTCGTATATGCGCTTATCAATTGTCGGACTGTCAGCCGTTCAACAGACGTTCAGGCCCCGTCGTCGATGGCCTCCAGCACATACGGCCAGGCCGCCGACAGCGGGTCGATGAGCGCGAAGTGGTCCATCCCGGGCAGCTCCACCAGCCGCACCGGATCGCCCGACCGCTGCGCCAGCCCGGCGAACTCGCGGCTCATGTCGACCGGTACGTCCTCGTCCATCGTCCCGTGCAGCAGGGTCACCGGGACGCCCAGCGGCAGCAGCGCGCCCGGGTCGGCCAGCGCATAGCGCTCGGGGACGTCGTTCACGCCGCCGCCGAGCAGATCCGCCGCCGCGCCCCGGCTCAGCTCCCAGACGTCGGTGAGCGCCAGCGAGGAGCAGCCGGCCAGCGGGACCACCGCGTCCGGGCGCCAGTCGGAACGCCAGTTGGAGCCGGCCGGCAGCCGGTGCCGGGCCGCGGCCCACAGCGCGAGATGGCCCCCGGCCGAGTGGCCGACCAGCACCGTGCGCTTGGTCCTGATGCCGTGCGCGGCGATGATCACGGGAAGCGTCTCGAAGAACACCGAGAGGTCGTCGAAGGTCCCCGGCCAGCCCCCGCCGAAGGAGCCCACCCGCCGGTACTCGGGGACGACGACGGTGTAGCCGGTGGCGGCCAGCGCGTCGGCCAGCGGCCCGGTGTGGGTCCGGTCGTAGGCGGCGCGCCAGAAGCCGCCGTGGATGAGCACCACCAGAGTGCCGTTGGCCGGGCCGTCCTTGGGCATCCGCAGGTCGACGACCTGTTCGCGGTGCGAGCCGTAGCGGGCGGTGTGGTCGGGCGGCGGGGCGGGGCGGTTCAGCACCTCACTCATGCCGAAACTCCTTCAGGCCTGCTGGTCAGGCCGGTTCGACGGGCCGCCACTGCACCGGACTGGAGAGGATCATGGTGCTGGAGGGCTGCCCGTACTCGGCCAGGCGGTCGATGAGCGATTCGAAGTCCGCCATCGACGCTACCGCCACTATCAGCACGCAGCAGGCTCCTCCGGTCACCCGGTGCAATTGCAGTACTTCCGGCCAGTCGGCGACGGCCGGGTCGCGCAGTACGCAGCGCGGTCCGTAGCACTGCACCTGGACCAGCGCGCTCACCGGCCGCCCGGCGCGGACCAGGTCGACCTGCGCGCGATACCCCGTCAGCACCCCTGCCGCCTCCAGCCTGCGCACCCGTTCGGCGACGGCCGGCGAGGAGAGGTTGACCCGGCGCGAGAGCTCGTTGAAGGAGAGCCTCGCGTCCTGCTGCAGCTCGGCCAGCAGCCGCCGGTCCACGGCGTCCATGCGGTCGCTTCCTGCCCGTCTGTCGATCGGCAACCCGATGGGGGTATCTACCTTTCCCATAGTAGGCGGAACGGTCCAACCGGCATCCGTCGCCCATTCAGTCACCGCCTTCCGCCGCGCAGAATGACGGTGGCAGGGCAAGCGGGCCACGAGACGGAACAAGACCAGCCGGAAGCAAGCGACGGAGACACCCGATGGCATCCCCCACCTCACCCCGGCTCGACTTCGGCGAGCCCACCACCCCCTACACCGCCTACGCGGGCATCGACGAACTGCACTCGCTCCAGCACCCGCGCAGCAAGGAGCCCAGCGAGCGCACCTTCATCGTCGCCACCCAGGTGATGGAGCTGCTGTTCGCCCAGCTCCGCCAGGAGTGGACGACGGCCCAGCACGCGCTGCGCGCCGACGACCTTCCGGGCGCCACGGCCGCACTGCGGCGCGGGCTCGGCGTGCAGGACGTCCTGGTCAACTCCTGGGACCTGCTGGCGACGATGACGCCGGTCGAGTTCAGCGCCTTCCGTCCGTACCTGGGCGAGGCCAGCGGCTTCCAGTCGTACGCCTATCTGCACCTGGAGTTCCTGCTCGGCAACAAGCACGAGCGGCTGCTGGAGCTCTACGCGGGCCACCCCCGGGTGCACGCCGAACTGGCGGAGACCCTGCACGGCCCGTCCCTCTACGACGACGTGGCCGCGCTGCTGGCGCGGCGCGGACTGACGGCCGACGCCGAGGGCTGGACCGAGGTCTACCGCGGTGGCGAAGCGCACCACCGCGACCTCGCGCTGCTCGGCGAACTGCTGCTGGACGTCGCCGAACGCGTCACCCGCTGGCGGCAGCGCCACCTCGCCTCGGTGAAGCGGACCATGGGCACCAAGCCCGGGACGGGCGGCTCCAGCGGGCTCAGCTGGCTGCGCAAGGCGGCCGACCAGGATGTCTTCCCCGAGCTGTGGAGCGCCCGCAATGCCCTCTGACACGCACTCAGCCGCGCACCCGGCCCCGCACGCCACTGCATCGGACCCCGTCGCCCTGGACGCCGCCGACCCGCTGCGCGGCTTCCGCTCCCGGTTCACCCTCCCCGAGGGCGTGCTCTACCTGGACGGCAACTCCCTCGGCGCGCTCCCCGCGCACACCCCCGAGCGAATCGCCCGGCTGGTGCGGCAGGAGTGGGGCGAGGGCCTGATCCGCAGCTGGAACGAGGCCGGCTGGTACGACCTGCCGCGCGGCCTGGGCGACCGGATCGCGCCGCTGGTCGGCGCCGCGCCCGGGCAGACCGTGGTCTGCGACTCGACCTCGGTGAACCTGTTCAAGGTGCTGACGGCGGCCCGGCGGCTGCGCCCCGGCCGGCCGGCCCTGGTCGCCGAGCTGGGCAGCTTCCCCACCGACCTCTACCTCACCGAGGGCGTCGGCGTGGACCCGGGCGACCGCCGCTTGCTGGACCGCGACGGCTGGTCCCTCGACTCCCTGGCCGGCCTGCTTGCCGACGACACCGCCGTCCTGCTGCTCTCCCATGTCGACTACCGCACCGGAGAGCTGCGCGACATGGCCACCGTGACCGAACTCGCGCACCGGCACGGCGCGCTGGTGGTCTGGGACCTGTGCCACTCGGTCGGCGCGCTGCCGGTGGAGCTGGACGCCGCCGGGGCGGACTTCGCCGTCGGCTGCAGCTACAAGTACCTCAACGGCGGCCCCGGCTCCCCCGCCTTCCTCTACGCCGCCGCCCGCCACCACGACGCCGCCGAGCAGCCGCTCACCGGCTGGTTCGGCCACGCCGACCCCTTCGCCTTCGAACCCGGCTACCGCCCCGCCGCCGGGATCGGACGCTTCCTCACCGGCACCCCGCCGCTGCTCAGCATGGCCGGCCTGCAGGCGGCGCTGGACCTCTGGGACGAGGTCGACCTCACCGCGCTGCGCGCCAAGAGCCTCAGCCTGACCTCGCTGTTCCTGGAGCTCACCGCACCCCTGGGCCTTCCCTCGCTCACCCCCGCCGAGCCGTCGCGCCGCGGCAGCCAGGTCTCGCTGCGGCATCCGCACGCCTACGCCGTGATGCAGGCGCTGATCGAACGCGGCGTGATCGGCGACTTCCGCGCCCCGGACGTGCTGCGCTTCGGCTTCACCCCGCTCTACCTCAGCCACGCGGACGTCCACGATGCGGCGACGGCGCTGCGGGAGGTGCTGGAGTCGGGCGTCTGGCGCGAGGAGCGGTTCGCGGCCTCGGCGGGGGCGGTGACCTGAGAGCAGCTCCAGACCCCGCGGACCCCGTACAACCTGTACAGCACCGTTCTGCCGTTAAACCCCTGTCGGAGGAGAGCGGCCCCCTGTCAGAATGGCCCAATGCCCAGCTCTGCCCGCACCCCGAACCGGCTCACCGGCCTGGTCCTGATCGTCATCTCCGCCTGTGCCTTCGGCGGCTCGGGGATCGCGGCCAAACCGCTGATCGAGGCCGGGCTCACCCCCCTGGACGTGGTCTGGCTGCGGGCCACCGGAGCCGCGCTGATCCTGCTGCCGGTCCTGATCAAGCACCGCGACCTGCCGCGCCGGCGACCCGGGCTGATCATCGGCTTCGGGCTGTTCGCGGTGGCCGGCTGCCAGGGGCTGTCCTTCGCCTCGCTGGCGCTGATCCCGGTCGGCGTGGCGCTGCTCATCGAGTACCTGGGCCCGCCGCTGCTGCTCGGCTACATCCGGATCGTCCAGCGCCGCAAGGTCGGCCGCAGGGCCGCGCTGGGGGCACTGCTGGCCGTGCTCGGACTGTGCTGCGTGGTCCAGATCTGGAGCGGGCTCGGCGGGCTCAACCCGTGGGGCGTGGCGCTGGGTCTGGGCGCGGCGTTCTGCCAGGTCGTCTACTTCGTCCTGGCGGAGGACGTCGGCGCGGGGGCCTCGTCCGGCCCGGACGCCGAGAAGCCGGTGGACCCCATCGCGCTGAGCGCCTACGGGCTGCTGATCGGCTCGGTCGTCTTCACCGCCGCCGCCCGCCCGTGGAACATCGACTGGTCGGTCTTCGGGCACGACGTCGCCATGGGCGGACGGCAGGTACCGGCGCTGCTGCTGCTCGGCTGGATGATCGTGGTCGCGACCGTGGTGGCCTATGTGACCGGGGTGGCGGCGGTCAGCCATCTGTCCGCGCAGGTCGCCGGGGTCGTCGCCTGCCTGGAGGCCGTGGTGGGCACCGTGCTGGCCTGGGTGCTGCTCGGCGAGCACCTGGCGCTGCCGCAGATCGTCGGCGGGCTGCTGGTCCTAGTGGGCGCGGGGATCGCCCAGACGTCG includes:
- the kynU gene encoding kynureninase, producing MPSDTHSAAHPAPHATASDPVALDAADPLRGFRSRFTLPEGVLYLDGNSLGALPAHTPERIARLVRQEWGEGLIRSWNEAGWYDLPRGLGDRIAPLVGAAPGQTVVCDSTSVNLFKVLTAARRLRPGRPALVAELGSFPTDLYLTEGVGVDPGDRRLLDRDGWSLDSLAGLLADDTAVLLLSHVDYRTGELRDMATVTELAHRHGALVVWDLCHSVGALPVELDAAGADFAVGCSYKYLNGGPGSPAFLYAAARHHDAAEQPLTGWFGHADPFAFEPGYRPAAGIGRFLTGTPPLLSMAGLQAALDLWDEVDLTALRAKSLSLTSLFLELTAPLGLPSLTPAEPSRRGSQVSLRHPHAYAVMQALIERGVIGDFRAPDVLRFGFTPLYLSHADVHDAATALREVLESGVWREERFAASAGAVT
- a CDS encoding family 2B encapsulin nanocompartment shell protein, producing MTDEQTALGTAAAKNLATTTKTAPQMQGITSRWLLKMLPWVQVAGGTYRVNRRLTYATGRGRISFAQTGAEVRIVPPTLAELPVLRGFGDQTLLTELAGRFEQREFEPGEVVAELGAPVDHVLVVAHGKIRKLGDGKFGDHDAVLGTLANGDHFGDEALTGEVVAWPWTAKAATVGTLLVLPREAFADLVTRSAALQAQVDGYIAESSWAQDKHGQAAIDLAAGHEGEEQLPGTYVDYELAPREYELGVAQTVLQVHSRVADLYNQPMNQIEQQLKLTVEALRERQEHELINNPDFGLLHNADHEQRIHTHGGPPTPDDMDELLSRRRGSQFFLAHPRAIAAFGRECSKRGLYPDAVDVGGHRIPSWRGVPIFPCGKIPVNGGHTSSILVLRTGEDNQGVVGLHQTGIPDEYEPGLSVRFMGINEKAIIQYLVSTYFSAAVLVPDALGVLENVEVAHPRD
- a CDS encoding tryptophan 2,3-dioxygenase family protein, coding for MASPTSPRLDFGEPTTPYTAYAGIDELHSLQHPRSKEPSERTFIVATQVMELLFAQLRQEWTTAQHALRADDLPGATAALRRGLGVQDVLVNSWDLLATMTPVEFSAFRPYLGEASGFQSYAYLHLEFLLGNKHERLLELYAGHPRVHAELAETLHGPSLYDDVAALLARRGLTADAEGWTEVYRGGEAHHRDLALLGELLLDVAERVTRWRQRHLASVKRTMGTKPGTGGSSGLSWLRKAADQDVFPELWSARNAL
- a CDS encoding alpha/beta hydrolase; the encoded protein is MSEVLNRPAPPPDHTARYGSHREQVVDLRMPKDGPANGTLVVLIHGGFWRAAYDRTHTGPLADALAATGYTVVVPEYRRVGSFGGGWPGTFDDLSVFFETLPVIIAAHGIRTKRTVLVGHSAGGHLALWAAARHRLPAGSNWRSDWRPDAVVPLAGCSSLALTDVWELSRGAAADLLGGGVNDVPERYALADPGALLPLGVPVTLLHGTMDEDVPVDMSREFAGLAQRSGDPVRLVELPGMDHFALIDPLSAAWPYVLEAIDDGA
- a CDS encoding EamA family transporter, with translation MPSSARTPNRLTGLVLIVISACAFGGSGIAAKPLIEAGLTPLDVVWLRATGAALILLPVLIKHRDLPRRRPGLIIGFGLFAVAGCQGLSFASLALIPVGVALLIEYLGPPLLLGYIRIVQRRKVGRRAALGALLAVLGLCCVVQIWSGLGGLNPWGVALGLGAAFCQVVYFVLAEDVGAGASSGPDAEKPVDPIALSAYGLLIGSVVFTAAARPWNIDWSVFGHDVAMGGRQVPALLLLGWMIVVATVVAYVTGVAAVSHLSAQVAGVVACLEAVVGTVLAWVLLGEHLALPQIVGGLLVLVGAGIAQTSSTPGAPSTVITEVGVEPLPTVAAPALAAPARR
- a CDS encoding Lrp/AsnC family transcriptional regulator, which produces MDAVDRRLLAELQQDARLSFNELSRRVNLSSPAVAERVRRLEAAGVLTGYRAQVDLVRAGRPVSALVQVQCYGPRCVLRDPAVADWPEVLQLHRVTGGACCVLIVAVASMADFESLIDRLAEYGQPSSTMILSSPVQWRPVEPA